From Persicobacter psychrovividus, one genomic window encodes:
- a CDS encoding ParB N-terminal domain-containing protein, translating to MAKEKNVAKKATSNFLGDSKEVIKSNIIINDELKQMIPALQKEEYEQLEANILEEGLREPILIWKTDGQYVLVDGHNRYSITQKHQLHFDFKLLEFKNMEAAKDWMINNQLGRRNLTDEQRAYFIGLRYQREKGTQGGQKRTGDQHQVATSVKTEVRLAEEYKTSPKSVRNNADYATGVDLIGKTDPALKESILSGDTKIRKSDVQGLAKLTETEVKEQAETIQQLISKHKPLKKPSVKKTLTPTDIKKKEINKVLRRIDSNSTPEDFHQLRNLIDQLQEITNSPT from the coding sequence TTGCAAAAAAAGCAACTTCTAATTTCTTGGGAGACTCGAAGGAGGTGATAAAGAGTAATATCATCATCAATGACGAGCTCAAGCAAATGATTCCTGCGCTACAAAAAGAAGAGTATGAGCAGTTGGAGGCGAATATCCTTGAGGAAGGACTTAGGGAACCGATATTAATTTGGAAAACAGACGGCCAATATGTGCTCGTGGATGGTCATAACCGTTACAGCATCACCCAAAAACACCAACTTCATTTTGACTTCAAGCTTCTTGAGTTTAAAAATATGGAGGCGGCTAAAGACTGGATGATCAATAATCAGCTTGGCCGAAGAAACCTCACTGACGAGCAACGTGCCTATTTTATAGGCTTGCGCTATCAGCGAGAAAAGGGGACACAAGGTGGACAAAAGAGAACGGGGGACCAACACCAGGTTGCTACTTCAGTAAAAACGGAGGTGCGTCTTGCCGAGGAATACAAGACTTCACCGAAATCTGTCAGGAATAATGCAGACTATGCCACAGGCGTTGATCTGATTGGAAAGACCGACCCAGCCCTGAAGGAGTCTATCCTTTCGGGGGATACGAAAATTCGAAAATCAGATGTTCAAGGCCTTGCAAAACTTACCGAAACTGAAGTTAAAGAGCAGGCTGAAACTATTCAACAACTGATCAGCAAGCATAAACCTCTGAAAAAACCATCGGTTAAAAAGACACTTACGCCTACTGATATTAAGAAAAAAGAAATCAACAAAGTATTACGCCGCATTGATTCAAACTCAACGCCAGAAGACTTTCACCAGCTTCGTAACTTAATTGATCAATTACAAGAAATTACAAACTCACCAACATAA
- a CDS encoding ROK family protein: MSPSDIANETQLTLPMASSLTKELADEGYIVVAEVQNSKVGRPATLYQLNPTGGYTLGITLGARKSRMILLNLKEEELDFIEYASVDLNDEENTINTLSNRIDELISKNEIPRDKILGVGFAISGLVNAKSGKSLTYFKDSTSSLQELLQEKLGFEVALENNVNAVTLGEKYFGKAKETEDAGCIHLDWGIGMGLILGGELYGGHSGLAGEIGHIRVVEGGDICSCGKIGCLETVASGRGLINKAVRLLKEGRPSIIAKKYHGDFDQIVLEDLLDAVQRGDQFSLELVEEAGKYIGKSIGTLINLLNLEKVILSGKLSQMGDALLYPIRSAIMHSSLTEMKDDVDIVISDIDVRAGCLGATTLITKKIFESVNIDADLYV; encoded by the coding sequence TTGTCTCCATCTGACATTGCCAATGAGACGCAGTTGACGCTTCCGATGGCCTCTTCGCTGACCAAAGAGTTGGCTGATGAAGGCTATATTGTGGTTGCTGAAGTGCAGAACTCCAAGGTTGGCCGTCCGGCGACCCTCTATCAGTTGAATCCTACGGGAGGATATACTTTGGGTATTACTCTTGGTGCGCGTAAATCGCGTATGATTCTGCTGAACCTTAAAGAAGAGGAGCTGGATTTTATTGAGTATGCGAGTGTTGATTTGAATGATGAGGAAAATACGATCAATACGCTTTCAAACCGGATTGATGAATTGATTTCCAAAAATGAGATCCCAAGGGATAAAATTCTCGGGGTTGGTTTTGCAATCTCGGGCTTGGTCAATGCGAAAAGTGGTAAGTCACTGACTTATTTTAAAGATTCCACCTCTTCGCTTCAGGAGTTGTTACAGGAAAAACTTGGTTTCGAGGTGGCACTGGAAAACAATGTGAACGCGGTTACCCTGGGCGAGAAGTACTTTGGAAAAGCCAAGGAAACGGAAGATGCTGGCTGTATTCACCTTGACTGGGGAATAGGTATGGGGCTGATTCTCGGAGGTGAACTCTATGGTGGGCACTCTGGTCTTGCAGGGGAAATTGGTCATATTCGCGTTGTTGAAGGTGGCGATATTTGTTCTTGTGGAAAGATTGGTTGCCTGGAAACCGTGGCTTCAGGGCGAGGGCTGATCAATAAAGCTGTCCGGTTACTGAAAGAAGGTCGGCCAAGTATCATTGCCAAAAAGTATCATGGAGATTTTGACCAGATCGTACTGGAAGATTTATTGGATGCAGTTCAGCGCGGAGATCAGTTTAGTCTGGAGCTTGTAGAAGAAGCGGGTAAATATATTGGAAAGAGCATTGGTACTTTGATTAACCTTTTGAATCTTGAAAAGGTCATTTTAAGTGGTAAACTTTCTCAAATGGGAGACGCCCTACTCTACCCTATTCGGTCGGCAATTATGCACAGTTCACTTACGGAGATGAAGGATGATGTGGACATCGTAATTTCTGATATTGATGTTAGGGCGGGCTGTCTTGGAGCGACAACCTTGATTACCAAGAAAATTTTTGAGAGTGTAAATATCGACGCCGATCTTTATGTTTAA